From one Luteipulveratus mongoliensis genomic stretch:
- a CDS encoding nucleotidyltransferase domain-containing protein codes for MQAIELARRVKRGWTAPVDVAFFSYEPMPDDGRRRDLPGSARRAVRQTQLRNVWHSIRGNDLETDAQTLATRREQTHPVSVEEPWQDLVDRAGSDGATPFPLSLEESVELARRVVNERFPDVVAAWLGGSVVRGNATATSDLDITVLLDGSPAPFRESLIEQGLPVELFVQTPASLTHYRTKDQQRRQPTMARLVAESVILVGGKRAEKLRAECAAEVAAGPRPLSQNEIDAQRYALTCLVDDLVGSVEPMERSVLAYEAWDASARLLLGLEGRWQGSGKGLQRALSDWHRDVDMIGDEDAHSRSEEYETAMVGHYLFMTLFGIGDAPAGVIQAADGVLSRCGGRLFEGYRLGGEAG; via the coding sequence ATGCAAGCAATCGAGCTCGCGCGGCGCGTCAAGCGCGGTTGGACGGCGCCGGTCGACGTCGCCTTCTTCTCGTATGAACCGATGCCGGACGATGGGCGTCGCCGTGATCTGCCCGGCAGTGCCCGCCGCGCGGTGCGGCAGACGCAGCTCCGCAACGTCTGGCACTCGATCCGAGGCAACGATCTCGAGACGGACGCGCAGACCCTTGCCACGCGCCGCGAGCAAACGCATCCGGTCTCGGTTGAGGAACCTTGGCAAGACCTCGTCGATAGGGCCGGTTCGGACGGCGCCACGCCCTTTCCTCTGTCGCTCGAGGAGTCGGTCGAGCTCGCGAGACGTGTTGTGAATGAACGGTTTCCGGATGTCGTGGCGGCTTGGCTCGGGGGCAGCGTGGTGCGGGGCAACGCGACGGCGACCTCCGATTTGGACATCACGGTCCTGCTCGACGGTTCGCCCGCACCGTTCCGCGAGTCGCTGATCGAGCAGGGCCTGCCGGTCGAGCTCTTCGTCCAGACGCCCGCATCGCTGACGCACTACCGGACCAAGGATCAACAACGTCGGCAGCCGACGATGGCTCGCCTGGTCGCAGAGTCGGTGATCCTGGTCGGCGGCAAGCGCGCAGAGAAGTTGCGCGCGGAGTGTGCCGCCGAGGTCGCAGCGGGACCAAGACCGTTGTCCCAGAACGAGATTGACGCCCAGCGCTACGCCCTGACCTGCCTGGTCGACGACCTGGTGGGAAGCGTCGAGCCGATGGAGAGAAGCGTGCTCGCCTACGAGGCGTGGGACGCCTCGGCGCGGCTGTTGCTGGGGCTCGAAGGACGATGGCAGGGCAGCGGCAAGGGGCTGCAGCGCGCGCTCAGTGACTGGCACAGAGACGTCGACATGATCGGCGACGAGGACGCCCACTCGCGGAGCGAGGAGTACGAGACCGCCATGGTTGGCCACTACCTCTTCATGACACTCTTCGGCATCGGGGACGCCCCAGCCGGCGTGATCCAGGCCGCAGATGGGGTGCTGAGCCGTTGCGGCGGAAGGCTTTTCGAGGGTTACCGGCTCGGCGGCGAGGCGGGCTGA
- a CDS encoding alpha/beta fold hydrolase, producing MATEPTDLSISVHGEPGPTVVLLHGFLASGAVWADAVRRWAGYRLVVPDARGHGGSPRLTIEQAKPTAAPIMIADVVRILESLAAQGDSKNVLVGHSMGAGVAAGVGAERPDLIGALVLEDPAWMPLERAKGWRDEHPAQEWAQEFRDDFEEAVAALRKEHPAWSDELLRSWATSTTQIDPLLKHTGQCVARTPWADVAAALTVPTLLVTGDQDDNTVNDESLRMVSDISNPAIRVAKVADAGHFVRFDNPEGYHSVVDPFLAEALDQPASPPSR from the coding sequence ATGGCAACGGAGCCCACAGACCTGTCGATCTCTGTCCACGGCGAGCCCGGCCCGACGGTCGTGCTGCTGCACGGATTCCTCGCCTCGGGCGCGGTGTGGGCCGATGCCGTACGACGGTGGGCCGGCTATCGCCTCGTCGTCCCGGATGCCCGCGGCCACGGCGGCTCACCCCGCCTCACGATCGAGCAGGCCAAGCCGACGGCTGCGCCGATCATGATCGCTGACGTCGTACGGATTCTGGAATCTCTTGCTGCACAAGGCGATTCGAAGAACGTGCTGGTGGGGCACTCCATGGGTGCAGGCGTCGCGGCCGGAGTCGGGGCCGAACGACCCGACCTCATCGGCGCGCTGGTGCTGGAGGACCCGGCGTGGATGCCGCTCGAACGTGCCAAGGGCTGGCGTGACGAGCACCCTGCCCAGGAGTGGGCGCAGGAGTTCCGTGATGACTTCGAAGAAGCGGTCGCTGCCTTGCGCAAGGAGCACCCGGCCTGGTCGGACGAGCTGTTACGCAGCTGGGCGACCTCCACGACGCAGATCGATCCCTTGCTCAAGCACACCGGACAGTGCGTCGCACGAACTCCGTGGGCCGACGTGGCCGCTGCTCTGACCGTGCCGACTCTCCTGGTCACCGGCGACCAGGACGACAACACCGTCAATGACGAGTCGCTGCGCATGGTGTCCGACATCAGCAATCCAGCGATTCGCGTGGCGAAGGTCGCTGACGCGGGACACTTCGTCCGCTTCGACAACCCCGAGGGCTACCACTCTGTGGTCGACCCCTTCCTCGCGGAGGCGCTGGATCAGCCCGCCTCGCCGCCGAGCCGGTAA
- the pruA gene encoding L-glutamate gamma-semialdehyde dehydrogenase, which translates to MDAVTQVPTPLNETVLEYAPGSAERASLEVALAELGSTPVDLPHTIGGKRVMGGGRAVAVRQPHAHKKVLGTLKNATVTDAQAAVDAAKAAAPGWRALSFDDRAAILLKAADLLAGPWRARLNAATMLGQSKTAYQAEIDAACELIDFWRFNVHFARQVLAEQPVANSRGVWNRTDHRPLEGFVYAITPFNFTAIAGNLPTAPALMGNTVVWKPSPTQQRAAQLTMELLEAAGLPPGVINMVTGDGINVSKVALNDPDLAGIHFTGSTATFQHLWQEVGSNLQKYRTYPRLVGETGGKDFILAHPSADPDVLRTAMIRGAFEFQGQKCSAASRAYVPQSLWRKIKKDLVSLTEGITQGDVTDLSNFMGAVIDSRAFAKHKEALDMAHAHADIDVIAGGTYDDSVGYFVRPTVLEVSNPENQVFSTEYFGPILAVHVFPDRQYDKVLDQMESFAPYALTGSIIAQDRAVVADAMARLRYAAGNFYINDKPTGAVVGQQPFGGARGSGTNDKAGAAQNLVRWTSTRSIKETFVPPTDYTYPHQA; encoded by the coding sequence ATGGACGCTGTCACTCAGGTCCCCACCCCGCTGAACGAGACTGTTCTCGAGTACGCGCCCGGCAGTGCCGAGCGCGCGAGCCTCGAGGTCGCCCTGGCCGAGCTGGGCTCGACCCCGGTCGATCTGCCCCACACGATCGGCGGCAAGCGGGTCATGGGCGGAGGGCGCGCGGTGGCCGTCCGCCAGCCGCACGCGCACAAGAAGGTCCTGGGCACGCTCAAGAACGCCACCGTCACCGACGCGCAGGCTGCGGTCGACGCTGCGAAGGCTGCGGCTCCCGGCTGGCGCGCGCTGTCGTTCGACGACCGCGCCGCGATCCTGCTCAAGGCGGCTGACCTGCTCGCCGGCCCGTGGCGTGCGCGCCTCAACGCGGCGACGATGCTGGGCCAGTCCAAGACGGCGTACCAGGCCGAGATCGATGCGGCGTGCGAGCTGATCGACTTCTGGCGCTTCAACGTCCACTTCGCCCGGCAGGTGCTGGCCGAGCAGCCGGTCGCCAACTCGCGTGGTGTGTGGAACCGCACCGACCACCGCCCGCTCGAGGGCTTCGTCTACGCGATCACGCCGTTCAACTTCACCGCGATCGCTGGCAACCTGCCGACCGCGCCGGCGCTCATGGGCAACACCGTCGTCTGGAAGCCCTCGCCGACCCAGCAGCGCGCGGCCCAGCTGACCATGGAGCTGCTCGAGGCCGCTGGCCTGCCGCCGGGTGTCATCAACATGGTCACGGGAGATGGCATCAACGTCTCCAAGGTCGCGCTGAACGACCCCGACCTGGCCGGCATCCACTTCACCGGCTCGACCGCGACCTTCCAGCACCTGTGGCAGGAGGTCGGCTCCAACCTGCAGAAGTACCGCACGTACCCGCGACTCGTGGGCGAGACCGGCGGCAAGGACTTCATCCTGGCGCACCCCTCCGCGGACCCAGATGTGTTGCGAACAGCCATGATTCGCGGTGCGTTCGAGTTCCAAGGGCAGAAGTGCTCGGCGGCTTCACGCGCCTATGTGCCGCAGTCGCTGTGGCGCAAGATCAAGAAGGACCTCGTCTCGCTGACCGAGGGCATCACCCAGGGTGACGTCACCGACCTGTCCAACTTCATGGGCGCGGTCATCGACTCGCGGGCGTTCGCCAAGCACAAGGAAGCGCTCGACATGGCGCACGCGCACGCCGACATCGACGTGATCGCGGGCGGCACGTACGACGACTCGGTCGGCTACTTCGTGCGGCCGACGGTGCTTGAGGTGAGCAACCCTGAGAACCAGGTCTTCTCGACCGAGTACTTCGGTCCGATCCTTGCGGTGCACGTCTTCCCAGACCGGCAGTACGACAAGGTGCTGGACCAGATGGAGTCCTTCGCGCCGTACGCCCTCACCGGCTCGATCATCGCCCAGGACCGGGCGGTCGTCGCGGACGCGATGGCACGGCTGCGCTACGCCGCGGGCAACTTCTACATCAACGACAAGCCGACGGGTGCGGTCGTCGGGCAGCAGCCGTTCGGTGGTGCGCGCGGATCAGGCACCAACGACAAGGCGGGCGCCGCGCAGAACCTCGTGCGCTGGACGAGCACCCGCTCGATCAAGGAGACGTTCGTCCCGCCGACGGACTACACCTACCCGCACCAGGCCTAG
- a CDS encoding DUF2505 domain-containing protein produces the protein MKITVDWTYDAPPAEVWAMTASKDFQDRKCKEAGAASYQTSVTADGDRTVIVATREMATDGVPEQLRAVVGRTVTITETQTWGPDRGDGSREATIQVVMKGQPVGMEGRAVSRPEGSGTRIVIDGDVKARIPLFGGRVEKAVAPVIKAAASSEAAVGREWLANAG, from the coding sequence ATGAAGATCACTGTCGACTGGACCTACGACGCACCGCCTGCCGAGGTATGGGCGATGACCGCGAGCAAGGACTTCCAGGACCGCAAGTGCAAGGAAGCCGGCGCCGCGTCGTACCAGACGAGCGTGACCGCGGACGGTGACCGGACGGTCATCGTGGCCACGCGCGAGATGGCGACCGACGGCGTCCCCGAGCAGCTGCGGGCCGTCGTCGGCCGGACCGTCACCATCACCGAGACCCAGACCTGGGGCCCTGACCGCGGCGACGGATCGCGCGAGGCCACGATCCAGGTGGTGATGAAGGGTCAGCCGGTCGGGATGGAGGGCCGCGCCGTCTCACGTCCCGAAGGCAGCGGGACGCGCATCGTCATCGACGGTGATGTCAAAGCGCGTATCCCGCTGTTCGGCGGCCGGGTCGAGAAGGCTGTCGCCCCGGTCATCAAGGCCGCAGCGAGCTCAGAGGCGGCGGTCGGCCGCGAGTGGCTCGCAAACGCCGGTTGA
- a CDS encoding NAD-glutamate dehydrogenase, translating into MSAVVQSRDDILRETAKLDDVGGDIPGWLIGRYFRHVAEDDLSECGSPMLAGIIRSHRELAEHRPNGTSRVRIFHPSDEQDGWTCSYAVLQVVTDDMPFLVDSVTAALAKHDRDVHLLIHPQLVVRRNAVGDIEEIRDVDPAPGPANGEAGAIDESWMHLEIDLGPDQAADDALVKALEAVIRDARDAVEDWPKMHAECEDMVAELESAPPTSVPTEIVQRTQGFLRWLADDHFTFLGYKEYALDNVDGEDVLRTVPGTGLGILRWDRPGSKSDSFSRLTPEARATARDPQLLIITKANSRATVHRTAYLDYIGLKMFDADGNVTGEKRFLGLFTSSAYTESVRRVPIVRERITKVLARAGFAPDSHSGKDLLQVLETYPRDELFQTSSEHLYAVATKVLRLSERRQSHLFLRKDDYGRFVSALVYLPRDRYNTTVRLSMEKILREVFDAQTVDYTTSVSDAILARIHFVVRVKRGAAIPDVNEDSLRQRLIDATRTWGERLGDMSRAEDGDDAAARVISLYSRAFPEAYKEDFTPRQGVADLRRIEALDGEDHTLLTLYREPGADERVRRFKLFRRSKLILTDVLPVFTDLGVKVSDERPYAMHRADGTEVYVYDFGLMAPDATVWGSDDAGVASIREVFQDAFSAVWDGEAESDGFNALVLQGGLTWRQVVVLRCVAKYLRQIGFTFSQDYLISALVGNVDLARALVELFEVRFDPAFEGGDRAAGEADVVRRIEADLEDVASLDHDRIIRAFMGVMRATLRTNAFQRDEEGNRRPVVSLKLDCKEVPGLPSPRPMFEIWVYSPRVEGVHLRFGKVARGGLRWSDRREDFRTEILGLVKAQTVKNAVIVPTGSKGGFVAKQLPDSSDRDAWLAEGISSYKCFISGLLDITDNLVAGEVVPPQGVVRHDPDDTYLVVAADKGTATFSDIANGVAQDFGFWLDDAFASGGSAGYDHKAMGITARGAWESVKRHFRDLGVDCQTEDFTVVGIGDMSGDVFGNGMLLSEHIRLVAAFDHRHIFIDPQPVAATSYAERRRLFDLPRSSWADYDTSLISEGGGIWPRSAKSIKISQEAADALHIKGGATKMTPAELMEAILLAKVDLFWNGGIGTYIKSAIETNTDIGDRANDAIRVDGKQLRCKVIGEGGNLGASQLGRIEAARHGVHVNTDAIDNSAGVDTSDHEVNIKILLTDRMRSGDLTLEQRNELLQSMTDDVTRQVLRHNYEQNTLLGNARAQEHAMLPVHVRLIRWLEKRGELDRDLEFLPSKAELKRRADAGLGLTSPEFSVLVAYAKLALKADLAESELTDDPWFEQTLRGYFPEALRERYADQLREHPLRREIVINAVANSMINRGGITFAFRAGEETGASPEQIARAYVIAREVFGLADFVAAVEALDNKVPTSAQTGLYLEFRRLIDRSVRWILHSRPTHLDVGAEIERFQGVVSELAPQLPQLLQGAEHDRWERNASTRFAEGGVPRELAERGATILDTFSLLDIAEQARATGESAKSVAELYFTLSERLGIDRMLSSVSQLPRDDRWDALARGAVRDDLYAVLDALTGAVLAGTPRDLPATERVSQWSGANDAAITRGEQALAGIGELDHPGLAPLSVALRTLRTVIRSGSAT; encoded by the coding sequence ATGTCTGCAGTCGTGCAGTCCCGGGACGACATCCTTCGCGAGACCGCGAAGCTCGACGACGTCGGGGGTGACATCCCCGGCTGGCTGATCGGTCGCTACTTCCGGCACGTAGCCGAGGACGACCTCTCCGAGTGCGGGTCGCCCATGCTGGCCGGAATCATCCGCAGCCACCGCGAGCTCGCCGAGCACCGACCCAACGGCACGTCACGGGTGCGGATCTTCCACCCGAGCGACGAGCAGGACGGCTGGACCTGCTCGTACGCCGTGCTCCAGGTCGTCACCGACGACATGCCTTTCCTCGTCGACTCCGTGACGGCGGCCCTGGCCAAGCACGACCGCGACGTCCACCTGCTCATCCACCCTCAGCTCGTGGTCCGACGCAACGCCGTCGGCGACATCGAGGAGATCCGCGACGTCGATCCGGCACCCGGACCGGCCAACGGCGAGGCCGGGGCGATCGATGAGTCCTGGATGCACCTGGAGATCGACCTCGGGCCCGACCAGGCTGCCGACGACGCGCTGGTCAAGGCCCTCGAAGCGGTGATCCGGGATGCCCGTGACGCCGTCGAGGACTGGCCCAAGATGCACGCGGAGTGCGAGGACATGGTCGCGGAGCTGGAGTCTGCGCCCCCGACGAGCGTCCCGACCGAGATCGTCCAGCGCACGCAAGGTTTCCTGCGGTGGTTGGCCGATGACCACTTCACGTTCCTCGGCTACAAGGAGTACGCCCTCGACAACGTCGACGGCGAGGACGTCCTGCGCACCGTCCCCGGCACCGGCCTGGGCATCCTGCGCTGGGACCGGCCGGGCAGCAAGTCCGACAGCTTCAGTCGGCTGACGCCCGAGGCGCGCGCCACGGCGCGTGATCCGCAGCTGCTGATCATCACCAAGGCCAACTCGCGCGCGACTGTGCACCGCACGGCCTACCTCGACTACATCGGCCTCAAGATGTTCGACGCCGACGGCAACGTCACCGGTGAGAAGCGCTTCCTCGGACTGTTCACCTCCAGTGCCTATACCGAGTCCGTACGCCGGGTGCCGATCGTGCGTGAGCGCATCACCAAGGTGCTCGCCCGGGCCGGGTTCGCCCCGGACAGCCACTCGGGCAAGGACCTGCTCCAGGTGCTGGAGACCTACCCGCGCGACGAGCTGTTCCAGACCAGCTCCGAGCACCTCTACGCGGTGGCGACCAAGGTGCTGCGGCTCTCGGAGCGTCGGCAGTCGCACCTATTCCTGCGCAAGGACGACTACGGCCGGTTCGTCTCGGCCCTGGTCTACCTGCCGCGCGACCGCTACAACACCACGGTCCGACTCAGCATGGAGAAGATCCTGCGCGAGGTGTTCGACGCGCAGACGGTCGACTACACCACCAGCGTGAGCGATGCGATCCTGGCCCGGATCCATTTCGTCGTCCGGGTCAAGCGCGGTGCCGCGATTCCCGACGTCAACGAGGACTCGCTGCGGCAGCGGCTCATCGACGCCACCCGCACCTGGGGTGAGCGGCTCGGCGACATGTCGCGCGCCGAGGACGGTGACGACGCGGCCGCACGGGTGATCAGCCTCTACTCGCGGGCCTTCCCGGAGGCCTACAAGGAAGACTTCACGCCGCGTCAGGGCGTCGCCGACCTGCGTCGCATCGAGGCGTTGGACGGCGAGGACCACACGCTGCTCACGCTCTACCGCGAGCCGGGAGCCGACGAGCGCGTACGCCGCTTCAAGCTGTTCCGTCGCTCCAAGCTCATCCTCACCGACGTCCTTCCGGTGTTCACCGATCTTGGCGTCAAGGTGTCTGACGAGCGGCCCTACGCCATGCATCGCGCCGACGGCACCGAGGTCTACGTCTACGACTTCGGCCTGATGGCGCCTGACGCCACGGTCTGGGGGAGCGACGACGCCGGCGTGGCCTCGATCCGTGAGGTGTTCCAGGACGCGTTCTCCGCGGTCTGGGACGGCGAGGCCGAGAGCGATGGGTTCAACGCTCTCGTGCTCCAAGGCGGTCTCACCTGGCGTCAGGTGGTGGTGCTGCGCTGCGTGGCCAAGTACCTGCGCCAGATCGGCTTCACCTTCAGCCAGGACTACCTGATCTCCGCGCTGGTCGGCAACGTCGACCTGGCGCGCGCTCTGGTCGAGCTGTTCGAGGTGCGCTTCGACCCGGCCTTCGAAGGCGGTGACCGCGCTGCGGGCGAGGCGGACGTCGTACGCCGCATCGAGGCCGACCTCGAGGACGTCGCGAGCCTGGACCACGACCGGATCATCCGCGCGTTCATGGGCGTGATGCGAGCAACGTTGCGTACCAACGCTTTTCAGCGTGACGAGGAGGGCAACCGTCGTCCGGTCGTCAGCCTCAAGCTGGACTGCAAGGAGGTCCCAGGGCTGCCCAGCCCGCGGCCGATGTTCGAGATCTGGGTCTACAGCCCGCGGGTCGAGGGTGTGCACCTGCGCTTCGGCAAGGTGGCCCGCGGTGGGCTGCGCTGGAGCGATCGACGCGAGGACTTCCGGACCGAGATCCTCGGCCTGGTCAAGGCGCAGACGGTCAAGAACGCCGTCATCGTGCCGACCGGCTCCAAGGGCGGGTTCGTCGCCAAGCAGCTGCCGGACTCCAGCGATCGCGACGCCTGGCTGGCTGAGGGCATCTCGTCATACAAGTGCTTCATCTCCGGTCTGCTCGACATCACGGACAACCTCGTCGCGGGCGAGGTCGTGCCACCACAGGGTGTGGTCAGGCACGACCCCGACGACACCTACCTCGTGGTGGCCGCGGACAAGGGCACCGCGACGTTCTCCGACATCGCCAACGGCGTCGCGCAGGACTTCGGCTTCTGGCTGGACGACGCTTTCGCCTCCGGCGGATCGGCGGGCTATGACCACAAGGCCATGGGCATCACCGCCCGTGGCGCCTGGGAGTCGGTCAAGCGTCACTTCCGCGACCTCGGCGTCGACTGCCAGACCGAGGACTTCACGGTCGTCGGCATCGGCGACATGAGCGGTGACGTGTTCGGCAACGGCATGCTCCTGTCGGAGCACATCAGGCTGGTCGCGGCGTTCGACCACCGCCACATCTTCATCGACCCGCAGCCCGTGGCCGCGACGTCGTACGCCGAGCGCCGCCGGCTGTTCGACCTGCCGCGCTCGTCCTGGGCGGACTACGACACCAGTCTCATCTCCGAGGGCGGCGGCATCTGGCCGCGGTCGGCCAAGTCGATCAAGATCAGCCAGGAGGCAGCCGACGCGCTGCACATCAAGGGCGGCGCGACCAAGATGACGCCGGCCGAGCTGATGGAGGCGATCCTGCTCGCCAAGGTGGACCTGTTCTGGAATGGCGGCATCGGCACCTACATCAAGTCCGCGATCGAGACCAACACCGACATCGGTGACCGCGCCAACGACGCGATCCGCGTCGACGGAAAACAGTTGCGCTGCAAGGTGATCGGCGAGGGCGGCAACCTCGGCGCGAGCCAGCTGGGGCGGATCGAGGCGGCGCGCCACGGCGTACACGTCAACACCGACGCAATCGACAACTCCGCCGGTGTCGACACCTCCGACCACGAGGTCAACATCAAGATCCTGCTGACCGACCGGATGCGCAGCGGCGACCTGACGCTCGAGCAGCGCAACGAGCTGCTGCAGTCGATGACCGACGACGTGACGCGACAGGTGCTGCGGCACAACTATGAGCAGAACACCCTGCTGGGCAACGCCCGCGCGCAGGAGCACGCGATGCTGCCCGTGCACGTCCGGCTGATCCGCTGGCTGGAGAAGCGCGGCGAGCTGGACCGCGACCTGGAGTTCCTGCCGAGCAAGGCCGAGCTCAAGCGTCGTGCCGATGCCGGTCTTGGCCTCACCTCGCCGGAGTTCTCGGTGCTGGTGGCCTACGCCAAGCTCGCGCTGAAGGCCGACCTGGCCGAGAGCGAGCTCACCGACGACCCGTGGTTCGAGCAGACGCTGCGCGGCTACTTCCCGGAGGCGCTGCGGGAGCGCTACGCCGACCAGCTGCGGGAGCACCCGCTGCGCCGCGAGATCGTCATCAACGCCGTGGCCAACAGCATGATCAACCGTGGGGGCATCACCTTCGCCTTCCGCGCGGGGGAGGAGACCGGCGCGTCCCCGGAGCAGATCGCCCGCGCCTACGTCATCGCGCGTGAGGTCTTCGGGCTGGCTGACTTCGTGGCCGCGGTCGAGGCGCTGGACAACAAGGTGCCGACCTCGGCACAGACGGGCCTCTACCTGGAGTTCCGTCGCCTCATCGACCGGTCGGTGCGGTGGATCCTGCACAGCCGGCCCACCCACCTCGACGTGGGCGCTGAGATCGAGCGGTTCCAGGGTGTGGTCTCCGAGCTGGCACCCCAGCTGCCCCAGCTGCTGCAGGGTGCCGAGCACGACCGGTGGGAGCGCAATGCCTCGACCCGGTTCGCTGAGGGCGGCGTGCCCCGAGAGCTGGCCGAGCGGGGCGCGACCATCCTCGACACGTTCTCGCTGCTCGACATCGCCGAGCAGGCACGGGCCACGGGCGAGTCGGCGAAGTCGGTCGCCGAGCTCTACTTCACGCTGTCGGAGCGTCTTGGCATCGACCGCATGCTGTCGTCGGTCTCCCAGCTGCCGCGTGATGACCGCTGGGACGCGCTGGCGCGCGGGGCCGTACGCGATGACCTCTACGCCGTGCTCGACGCGCTGACCGGCGCGGTCCTGGCCGGTACGCCCCGCGACCTCCCAGCGACCGAGCGAGTCAGTCAGTGGTCGGGTGCCAACGATGCCGCGATCACCCGCGGAGAGCAGGCGCTCGCGGGCATCGGCGAGCTGGACCACCCCGGTCTCGCGCCACTGTCGGTCGCGCTGCGCACGCTGCGCACCGTGATCCGGTCGGGGTCGGCCACCTGA
- a CDS encoding sensor histidine kinase gives MNDVLAEHTRLDAAAADWLHQLVGDWQLLSDLSFADLVLWVPREGGGWTAAAHVRPTTGVGVFLEDLVGQDIDRSRIGPVDQAFTHNRLVRAPQTLWRDDTPVREESIPVVARAGGDPVAVVTRHTNLASMRTPSRLEVTYLATADALARMISTGEFPTRGGHTGRRRGAPRVGDGVLRLDREGKVTYASPNAVSAIHRLGYGGELVGVRLANALSGLLPRTGPLDEELMPVLAGALPWATELPSRSANVTVRSIPLSEAGKRVGAVLLVRDVSELRRREQELLTKDATIREIHHRVKNNLQTVAAVLRLQSRRLDDPGAKAALDDAVRRVATIALVHETLSTHLEDSVDFDVIALRGLKAAIEVANRTAVRVRGVTTGSFGVLSSEDATVLAMVLAELVHNAVEHGLADRDGTVAVDARRVQVDGDEVLQVSVTDDGPGLPVGFVPGNGGLGTQIVLSLVQDLRGQITWGAAQPNGTKVTFDARLRPRTTEAGSAGIDEPPEEDRGL, from the coding sequence ATGAATGACGTCCTGGCTGAGCACACCCGGCTGGACGCGGCGGCTGCCGACTGGCTGCACCAGCTGGTGGGCGACTGGCAGCTGCTGTCCGACCTGTCCTTCGCCGACCTGGTCCTCTGGGTCCCGCGCGAAGGTGGGGGTTGGACGGCGGCGGCCCACGTCCGTCCGACGACGGGCGTAGGTGTCTTCCTCGAGGACTTGGTCGGGCAGGACATCGACCGCAGTCGCATCGGCCCGGTCGACCAGGCGTTCACCCACAACCGTCTCGTACGCGCGCCTCAGACGCTGTGGCGGGACGACACTCCCGTGCGTGAGGAGTCGATCCCGGTCGTCGCCCGAGCCGGAGGTGACCCGGTCGCCGTGGTGACCCGGCACACCAACCTGGCCTCCATGCGTACCCCGAGCCGGCTCGAGGTCACCTATCTGGCGACCGCGGACGCGCTCGCCCGGATGATCTCAACGGGGGAGTTCCCGACCAGGGGCGGCCACACCGGTCGGCGCCGGGGTGCACCGCGCGTCGGCGACGGTGTGCTGCGGCTGGACCGTGAGGGCAAGGTGACCTATGCCAGCCCCAACGCGGTCTCGGCGATCCACCGGCTGGGCTACGGCGGCGAGCTGGTCGGCGTACGACTGGCGAACGCGCTGTCGGGGCTGCTGCCGCGCACCGGGCCACTGGACGAAGAGCTCATGCCCGTGCTCGCCGGTGCGCTCCCGTGGGCGACCGAGCTGCCATCGCGCAGCGCCAACGTCACGGTGCGCTCCATCCCGCTGTCGGAGGCGGGCAAACGGGTCGGCGCCGTGCTGCTCGTCCGCGATGTCAGCGAGCTGCGACGGCGCGAGCAGGAGCTGCTGACCAAGGACGCGACGATCCGCGAGATCCACCACCGGGTCAAGAACAACCTGCAGACGGTGGCGGCGGTGCTGCGGCTGCAGTCGCGACGGCTTGACGACCCGGGCGCGAAGGCGGCGCTGGATGATGCCGTACGCCGCGTCGCGACGATCGCGCTGGTGCACGAGACGTTGAGCACCCACCTTGAGGACTCGGTCGACTTCGACGTGATCGCGCTACGCGGGTTGAAGGCGGCCATCGAGGTGGCCAACCGGACGGCTGTCCGCGTGCGCGGGGTGACCACGGGTTCGTTCGGCGTGCTGTCCTCGGAGGACGCGACCGTGCTGGCGATGGTGCTGGCGGAGCTGGTGCACAACGCCGTCGAGCACGGTCTGGCCGATCGCGACGGGACGGTCGCGGTGGACGCCCGCCGAGTCCAGGTGGACGGCGATGAGGTCCTGCAGGTCAGCGTCACCGATGACGGTCCGGGGCTGCCGGTCGGCTTCGTGCCGGGCAACGGCGGGCTCGGGACCCAGATCGTGCTGTCCCTGGTGCAGGACCTGCGCGGTCAGATCACGTGGGGCGCTGCCCAGCCGAATGGCACCAAGGTGACGTTCGACGCCCGGCTGCGGCCGCGTACGACCGAGGCCGGCTCGGCCGGCATAGACGAGCCCCCGGAAGAGGACCGGGGGCTGTAG
- a CDS encoding WhiB family transcriptional regulator produces MDWRNRAACLDEDPELFFPIGNTGPALQQIEDAKVVCRRCEVVDTCLKWALETGQDAGVWGGLSEDERRALKRRNARARRAG; encoded by the coding sequence ATGGATTGGCGCAACCGCGCTGCGTGTTTGGACGAGGACCCGGAGCTGTTCTTCCCGATCGGCAACACCGGTCCCGCCCTGCAGCAGATCGAGGACGCCAAAGTGGTGTGCCGTCGCTGCGAGGTCGTAGACACCTGCTTGAAATGGGCCCTCGAGACCGGCCAGGATGCCGGCGTCTGGGGCGGTCTCTCCGAAGACGAGCGCCGCGCTCTCAAGCGCCGCAATGCTCGCGCCCGCCGCGCCGGCTGA